In the Lepus europaeus isolate LE1 chromosome 10, mLepTim1.pri, whole genome shotgun sequence genome, GCTTCCTCTCCTCCAGAGGCCGGTCTGTCTGTGCAAGGCCCCAAAAGCTCACCAGCCAAGAAGCAGTCTTCCGTTTCTCCATCCTCCCAAGAGGCTCCCTCTCCCCCAGCTACCCCATCCCTTAAAGGAGCCGCTGCTAAGACTTGTCCCTCTCCCAAAAAGGCCCCATCCTCCAAAGAGGCCCCTGTTCCCCCAGCTGTGACTCCCTCCCCTAAAGAGCCCCCCAAAACTTTAGCCCTCAAAGAGGTCCCAGCTACCCCATCTACCAAAGAGGACTCTCCTCCCCCAGCAGTGACAATTCCCTCCTCCAAAAAGGCCCCATCCCCCAAAAAGGTCTCCACGTCCCCAGCTGTGACACCTTCATCTCCCAAAGGGACCTCCACTCCCCCTGTTGCAACTCTTCCCTCCCCCAAAAAGGCTTCAGCCCCAAAAGGaggcccagctgccccaccccccaaagaGGTTCCCTTGCCCCCAGCTGTGACACCTCCCTCCCCTAAAGGAAACCCGATTTCCCCATCCCCTAAAGAGACCCCTATGTCGCCAGCTGTGACACCCCCATCTCCCAAAGAGTCCCCCGTTCCCCTAGTCGCATCTCTTCCCTCTCCGAAAAAGGCCTCAGCCCCCAaaggagccccagctgccccaccccccaaagaAGTTCCCATACAGTCAGCTGTAGCACCTCCCTCCCCCAAAGAGTCCCCCACTCCCCCAGTTGCaactcttccctctcccaaaaagGCCTCAGCCCCCAAAGGAGGCCCAGCTACCCCACCCCTCAAAGAGACCCCCGTGCCCCCAGCAGTAACACCTCCCTCCCCCAAAGAGTCCTCTGTTCCCCCAGTTGCAACTCTTCCCTCCCCAAAAAAGGCCTCAGCCCCCAAAGGAGGGCCAGCTACCCCACCCCCCAAAGAGGCCCCTGTGCCCCCAGCAGTAACACCTCCCTCCCCCAAAGAGTCTCCTGTTCCCCCAGTTGCATCTCTTCCCTCTCCGAAAAAGGCCTCAGCCCCCAAAGGAGGCCCAGCTACCCCACCCCCCAAAGAGGCCCCTGTGCCCCCAGCGGtaacacccccctcccccaaagagGCTCCCGTTCCCCCAGTTGTATCTCTTCCCTCTCCGAAAAAGGCCTCAGCCCCCAAAGAGGCTCCCTTGTCCCCAGCTgtagctcctccctcccccaaagaGTCCCCTGTTCCCCCAGTTGCAACTCTTCCCTCCTCAAAAAAGGCCTCAGCCCCCAAAGGAGGCCCAGCTGCCCCATCCCCTAAAGGGACCCCTACATCTCCAGCTgtagctcctccctcccccaaagaGGGCCCAGCTATTCCAGCCCCCAAAAAGGCCCCAGCCCCTAAAGGAGGCCCAGCTGCCCTATCCCCTAAAGGGACCCCCACTTCTCCAGCTGTGGCACCCCCCTCTCCCAAAgaggcctcccctccccaaacTGCAATTACTCCCACCTCCAGAAAGGCTCCAGCCTTCAAAGGAAGCCCAGCTACCCAACCTCCTAAAGAAGTCCCAACAACTTCAGCCCCTGAAGAGGTCCCCACTCCCCCAGCTGCAACTCCTTCCTCCCCAAAAAAGGCCCCAGCCCTCAAAGAGGCCCCTGTTTCCCCAGCTGTGACACCTCCCTCCCCCAAAGGGGCCTCTACTTCCCCAGATGCTACTCTTCCCTCGCCCAAAAAAGCCCCAGCCACCAAACCAAACCCACCTACATCACCTAAAGGGGTCCCCACTCCCCCAGCTACAACTGTTCCCTCCCTCAAAAAGGCTCCATCCTCTAAAAAGGCCTCTACTACTCCAGTTGAGACACCTCCAGCCTCTAAAGGGGCCCTGACTCCTGCCACTTCTCCCCCCAAAAAGGTCCCGACCCCCAAAGCAGATCCAGCTACCCCATCACCCAAAGAATCTTCCACTTGCCCAGTCATGACTCCACTTCCACCCAAAGAGGCTTCCACACCTCCAGTtgcagctcctccctctcccaaaaAGATTGTCGCCACTCCAGCCCACAAAAGCAGCCCAGCTACTCCACCCCCCAAAGAGGCTCCCGTATCCCCAGCTGCAACACCTCCCTCCCCGCAAAAGGCCAGAGCCACTTCAGCACCCAAAGGTGGCCCAGCAACCCCATCCTCCAaaggagccccagctgccccattcCATAAAGAAATTCCCACTCCTCTACCTGTGACTCCTGTCTCTCTCAAAGGCTCCTCTAGTTCCCCAGTGTCAGTCAAAAGTACCCCTGAGGCCATTGCCCCTCAGGCCTCTGCAGGGCTACCCCCTCTCAAAGAAGTACTTGTTGCTCCAGCTCCAGAAAGTGCACCCGTCACGACAGCTCCCACTCAGAAAGGTCCACCACCCAAGAAGAGTTCTGCTACTTCAGCTCCTGTGTGCTTGGATCCTTCAGCTAAGACTGATACTAAAGGACCTGTTTCAGCATTGGCTACAGCCCCTCTACAGACAGTACCCATTCACAAAGACTCTGCAAAGGCTGCAAAAGTGGTCCCTGTTTCTCCTGTGAAAGGCAAAGATTcttttcattccccaaagggtcCCTTGGCTCCTCCCCCTGAGTCTGAGACATCTCCCCCTccagcagcagctgcctctgAGAAGGGCCTTCCTAAAGCTGGATCAGCATCTGTCTCTCCAGCATCCACCCcaccagtctctctgcctcttgctccCTCCCCAGTTCCCCCTCTGCTTCCTAAACAGCAATTTCTGCCGTCCtcacctgggctggtgctggAATCACCCCCTAAGCCCGCAGCCCCTGCTGATGAGGATGAGCTGCCGCCTCTGATTCCCCCGGAACCAATCTCTGGGGGAGTGCCTTTCCAGTCGGTCCTCGTCAACATGCCCACCCCTAAACCTGCTGGGATCCCTGCCCCAACCCCCTCTGCCAAGCAGCCTGTTCTGAAGAACAACAAGGGTATTTGCCTTGGTTTGCCGTGTGCATGGTGTGTTGCCCACACCCCTCTTGGGGGCTACCCACCAGTACTAACCCTAGGATGCGCCGCTTTCTCCAGTGTATCTGCTTGTGTTTAGACGTAGAACATAGAGTGATAATTCTAAATGCAAAAGCTCTAGAAATGAGAGATTGAATCTTGGTGTTCATCACCTCAGGTAGTTTGGTGTGGTCCAGAATAAACCCTTGGTCTGCCATCTGTTTTACCTACCTGATGTGACACTGAAAACCAAGACCTTCCAGACTTTGATTTGCTCTAATCCCTACCACATCACTAACCTTGTCCCTGGGCCTGGGATTTGCTAAACTATTGGGGAATCTGAAGTTAATGTCAACTTCTTTTCACTTCTTAGCAGTGACCAGTTGCCCAGGGACtcccttttctttaaaatgtagagACCTGTTTTTCATAGCCTCAGAATGGTGCAGATGTACGCTTTTTTCCCTCAGTAGTCTTTATTGATGCTTGGCCTTTCAATGAAGAGAAACTTAATGTGTTTGGAAGAAATGGAGGAAGTCATAGGACAGTATCTAATAGAGAAAATGACTTATTGGAGCTGTAAGTTGCCACTGAGAATCTTCCAGCTATGCTGATTGAATCAAATCACTGTGATGGATGGCTTGAAAATAAGGCTGAATGTGTGTACACAACTGCTCTGGCCTCCTCCAACCCAGTTTAAAGGATGCAGGGAAAGCACCCTGCTTTTTCTGCCTCTACACTGTAATTCCATTGTTTTCCACTTAAGTATATATGGAGATATCTTCTACCAGAACTTTTCCAGGATTGTTGTGCTATTGGGTACAATTGGAGTTAATGGGTCGTTGGTGTTTACTTCTGCCAAGAAATAAAGACCTCAAGGGAAAGAAAGCAGTTATAGTGCATAAACTGCTCGGCTATATCTAGTGATTACCTCTCGTTTCTGGGACCAGGACTTTAATAGATATGTACACACTACTTTATGACCAAGTTGGAAGCTCTCAAGCTGGCCTCACACAAACCAGTTGGCTTACAAATGTTTAACTTTGTCAGGTCTAGCATAGAGCAGTGACCTGTAGTCTAGATAGGCCATGTTGAGGTACCTCCTCCTTACCGTCTGTACTATGAAATGTGAAAGTTGTTTGTCATCTTAGGGTCTGGAACAGAATCTGACAGTGATGAATCGGTGCCAGAGCTTGAGGAACAAGATTCCACACAGGCAACCACGCAGCAGGCTCAGGTAGGTATTCTAGTGGTATATGTCCTTGAATCACGGGAGCATTGGACAATCAGGGTTGATCACAGATGACTTTTGTATTGGGGACTTGTGAACCTTAATAAAGGGAAAGCCCTGTGGAACATGTGGTATCTAGATCTTAGTTTTATTTAACTCAAAGATGTTTTATCTTAGCTGGCTGCCGCAGCTGAAATCGATGAAGAACCAGTCAGTAAAGCAAAACAGAGTCGGAGTGAAAAGAAGGCACGGAAGGTAAAACTGAGTGATACGCAGGGATAAAATGGATCTGTAGTAGAACCCATGGTAGCAGTAGAATCTTCCTTAGTTAAATTAATGTCATATAAAAGCTGCTATTGGAGAAAGCCCAGGAATCCTGAAAAATGATTCTCTATTCTTGTATAAACTTCTTAACctgggaaaagactttgctttgggTGTTGTATTACTGTGTTCCTTGCTTCCTGGAGCTACTTCTAAGAAGTTGAAACCTGATGTTCTTTTCTGTTCTGTAGGCCATGTCCAAACTGGGTCTTCGACAGGTTACAGGGGTTACTAGAGTCACTATCCGGAAATCTAAGAATATCCTCTTTGTCATCACAAAACCAGATGTCTACAAGAGCCCAGCCTCAGATACCTATATAGTTTTTGGGGAAGCCAAGGTGAGTACAGTTTTCTATGGATTACTGTAGATCAGGGTTTTCAACCTCGACTACTGACTGACATTGTGAATCAGATAGTTCTTTGTGGTGGAAGGGCCATTCATCCTGTACATCTTAGACATTTAGCAGCATTGTATCCAGTTGTGATAACCAAGAAATTGCCCAGACATTGTCGGCTGTTCTTTGGAGGACATTATCACCCTTCTTTGAGAACCACTTCTCTTTGTACAGTGATACATAGGCTGAGTGAGGGGAAGCAGTTAAAGCTATTTAGTAAGTGGGTGTAGACTGAGGGTTTTGAGGGactttgatttctctctctctctctctttaactctggctttcaaataaataaataggagccagcactatggtgtagtagatTGAACCTTTACCTATAGTGCAGGTATCTtacatgggcatgggttcaagtcccagctgatgacttgggaaagcagtgaaagttggcccaagtgcttgggcccctgcacccacctggaagacctggaagaatttctggctcctggcttcacatggcccagctctagccactgcaaccatttggggagtgaaccagcggattgaagaccctttctctgtaattctgcctctcaaataaataaatcttaaaagaaaatatttttttaaaaaaagaatgaggattTTGAGAATACATACGTGATTTTTTATTTCATGCACACTAATTACTTGAATTTCTGTTTTCTCCGCCCTATAGATTGAGGACTTATCTCAGCAAGCACAGCTGGCAGCGGCTGAGAAATTCAAAGTTCAAGGTGAAGCTGTCTCAAACATTCAGGAAAACACACAGACTCCAACCGTACaggaggaaagtgaagaggaagagGTATACCAGGAAATGTCTTACACTTTGAATCCTCTCAATAGCAGTGTTTGTGTTGGCGGATAAAGACTTTACTGTTTCAGGCCAGAGGCAACTGCTgtcaggacttgaaattcagcaAATCTTTAACAAgctaatttgtaaattaaaaatttggtGCGGCCTGTGAGTGATattataaatatgcaaatggCTCTGCTTTAGGCACTCAGCTTTCAGTGAGTTGAGTGGCTTTTGATTTATGTTATCTAGATTTAAGAAACTGACTCCAAAGAACTACTAAAGTTATTCTTGCCCTCTGCTTTCAGGTTGATGAAACAGGTGTGGAAGTTAAGGATATAGAGTTGGTCATGTCACAAGCAAATGTGTCAAGAGCAAAGGCAGTCCGAGCCCTGAAGAACAACAGTAATGATATTGTAAATGCTATTATGGTGAGTGTCCAAGCCCTCTGCCCTGACCAATTAAGAGTGACATCATTTTTTCTCTACTTAATATCAGCCACTTAAGAAGCCTCATCCCAAAGCCTCTTCTGAGTTGCCTTAGGTTTTAGTGACCTGGATTTGCCCATgctgtctataactacctctaactatctttttttttttttttttttttttttttttttcctcttacagGAATTAACAATGTAACCATCTGAAAAACAAGGATCTTTTTTGGTGTTTCAAAGAGTAACTGCAGCTTGGTTTGAAATTTGTACTGTTTCTATAATTAATAAAGTTATGGCTTCTTGTTGGATGAACTCAGTAGGTGCTTGGTCTCTTCCCCCAAGAAAAACCAGGAAGCTTCTTATTTGGTCTTTAAGATGCAGTTTGGAAAACCACATCCCATTGTCAGTGTGCTTAATTTTAGTAGCAGCTAcactacttttgatccagcttcctgctaaggcacaccctacaaggcagcagataatagctcaaatTGTTGGTCCCTAACACCCCCATGAAAGTCTTGAGATTGATTCCAggcttctctccctttcaaataaaataaaaataagcaaattttttgTTAGATCTCAGTCTTTTCACCCTTTGTAAGaagtttttcaagatttattttatttatttgaaaggcagagagagagaggtctaatatcccattccccaaatggccacaatagccagggatgggccaggctgacgttAAGGGTCAAGAGCTTGTTTTCTGGTCTCcactgtgggtacaggggcccaagtgcttgggctgtcctCCTGCTCTCCAAGGcaagatagcagagagctgaattggaagtgagcagccaggactcaaacctgtgcccatattggatgctggtgctgcaggtggtggccttacccactacgccacagcactctgcctttcaaataaatctttttttagaagaaaaattgtGCTTGCGAGTTTGAATTTTCATCTTTTCCTGAGCTAGCAATATGTGATCTAGTATaccagctgggcagcagggggaCAAGGGTAAACAACAGattgttgtacttttttttttttttttttttttttttttgttcccaaATTTTATTCAAGAACTCATACAAAATAGCCCAGATAAAGAGTTTTAATCCTCCTCTTCATCCTGGTTAATCTGGAAGTATAATTCCCAACTCTCTTTGCTGTTAGCAACTATTTGTAACCGATCATGTAGATGATTATTCAGATATTTGTTAGCaagatatttcaaatattttttggaaaaaggcACCTCAGAAGTCCTGGTGATCTCTTGCTCCTTTCAACGGTCACAACCCCTCCACTGAGATTCCCAGCTTTTCCATTCAATTTGATTCTCTGGAGAAACTGCTCAAAATTTACAGCATCATGGTTCCATCTTCCACAGGGTGGGTGGGGTTGAGGGTGAACTTCAGAACCTGCTTTTGCCCCCCTTTGCTACAAGCTTTTTCCCAGGCACCATAACAGCAGCCTAATGCATTTCCAACTTAGGTGTTTTACAGCTTTAGGTAGGTTTCTCAGAACGTAATCGCATGCTACCATCTATACAGTCCTTCTCAGTGTATGCTGAAGCTTGTGTGGCCTCTGGGGAGTTTAATTTGACATCTAAGGGCTCGTACAGGGTTCGAGAAGATGGATGCAGAGGAAGAGCCCGCTGCTGTGGAGTATACACGTGGGGTTTTTTGTTTACAAAGTAATGATGAGGATAGGTGAAGACCAGCGCCGTCTTAAGGCAAACTAGAAcataagaaaaatcatttatgACACAGATTAACTGTATGAGAGTTTGGGTTGTCAGAGAACAGTTTGGGGAGCAAGaggatgaaatttaaaaacaggcccagccagcgccgcggctcactaggctaatcctctaccttgcagcaccggcacactgggttctagtcccggtcggtgcgccagattctgtcccagttgcccctcttccaggccagctctctgctgtggcccaggagtgcagtggaggcctgggaaggcagtggagaatggcccaagtgcttgggccctgtaccccatgggagaccaggagaagcacctggctcctgccatcggatcagcgcagtgcactggcggccattggagagtgaactaacagcaaaggaagacctttctctctgtctctcactgtccactctgtcaaaagaaaaaaaaaaaaaaaaaacaggccataAGTAAATTTAGAAGCAAAACTCCTAAAACTACAAGTTAGTACACCTAGAAGGAATATATTAGAGTAATGCCATGGGAGGTGGTTTTTTAGAGCTAAACTAAGACTCATTTTGTTAATTCTGTGAGAAGACTTTAGCACGTGTGAGTGGAAGCTGAGGAGTAGAGAAGCAAGAGTGGGGTCTTTTCATTTGCCTCACACTTAGAAAATCAAGTTTGGCTAAGAATGATGGCTATCTCAACATGGGTAAGGCAGTTTGGATCATTTGATGAAAAGAACGCTTACAAGGATACAGATAAGCCCCTTGAAGCCACATTTGAGTGAACACAGTTAATTTCCATTTCAGGAAAAAGCTTTATATCCTCACTCTTCCATCCAAAAAGTAGTAactggggccgttgctgtggcatagcgggtaaagtggctgcctgcagtgcaggcatcccatatgggagcctgttcgagtcctggctgactccacttctgatccagctctgctatggcctgggaaagcagtggaagatggcccaagtccttgggaccctgcacctgcgttggggacctggaagaaagtcACAAGCAGGGAAGTCTGAGTTACTTGCTAGGGATCTTGCTCAAGCACGGCCATTCCTgtccccagtgctgtggtgtcatTCTCACTCCAGAACTGCTACATCACCTCTCTCTTTTTGCTGGCTTTCCCCAACCATGCTTGAAATGCAAGTAGCTTCTGTTCAGACTGATTAAATTTTTGTTCGCACATTAGGGGATGTATGTGTAATTTGAGGCTTTTAAAGAGGAATTCTTCCTGGTGTAAAGCTGAAACACTTGTGTTAGAATACTTTAACAATGACATTTTAAGTAAAATTGCTCTGACCACATGTGAAGATAGACCTAATTCTCCCAAAATATACATAGAAGCCTTTGCTAAGGTCGGTGTGAAATCATTGGCACAGGACATTGACTAGTGACCCTTCTGATTCCCAAAGAAAATCTCATTCCATTAGGTCAGTTTGGCTAACTATTCTTATTCATATGATTCTTACaccattttacttaatttttcaaTGGGAAATAATTGAAACAGATAAAAGGCTGTATGTATACCTACTGCCCagcttgtttttgttgtgtagGCCTCCAATGTGCCCTTCCTCAATCCCAAAAGGAACACCTAAGACAAGTGTTCAGCCTAGGTGTTAAGAGGTCAGCTATGAGTTGCCTaaattccatattggaatgcctgggttcaaagcctagctccatctcctgactccaggttcctgttaatgcccaagtatttaggttcctgccactttcttgggagacctggattgagtttccagctgctGGCCTCAACCTGGACCTTCCCCGTCCCCACAGTTGTGGATCTTggtgtagtgaaccagcagatgagagcgctctcactctacctctcaagtacaTAAATGCATGTAATCCCTGTCATAATCTACTGTTTTATAGCACCCATACATAAGATGGTGCTCTTAATATACCAAAAAaagggctggcgccgaggctcaataggctaatcctccactatgtggcaccagcacaccgggttccagtttcggtcggggcgccggattctgtcccggttgcccctcttccaggcagctctctgctgtggccagggagtgcagtggaggatggtccaagtgcttgggccctgcaccccatgggagaccaggagaagcacctggctcctggcttcggatcagcgtggtgcaccggctgcagcgcgccagccacagcagccattggagggtgaaccaatggcaaaggaagacctttctctctgtctctctcactgtccactctgcctgtcaaaaagaaatatatatatatgtatatatatataccaaaaaAAATTCTGCAAGTGTTACAACTTTTTAGTAAAACTGTTATTTAACATATAACGTCCTGCAAATTATTTTCAGTtctaactttgtttttaaaatttatcggTAGGGGTAGATACAGCTGTATTCATTTCCTTCTGATCCAGGGCAGTCTGCCTCTCATCAAGGTCATGTAGTTGCTAATTCCCCTGGATATTCATCACACATagctatgtttgtgttttcttcaaaGGGGTTTCCTTGACACCATTCTCTTGGTTTGTTTTAGATCTCTTTaggagcctgtgttgtggcacacagTTAAGGCACTgcatgtgatgctagcatccttagagtgctggttgaagtcctggccactctacttcccatccagctccctgctaacgatgTCTGGGAAACCAGTAAAAAATGACCGAAGTACtagagcccctgctacccacgtgggaaacccagatggagctcctggctcctggctttggcctgcaccagccccagctgttgtagccatttgggaaataaaccagcagatggaagatctctttctgtctctccctctcactctgtcactctgcctttcaaaaaattaagtgaatctttgtttaaaaatctaGTTAATCTTCAGTTTCAAAATGTCTAGAATTActtacattattttctttctttctttctttcttttttttttttttttttttggacaggcagagtggatagtgagagagagagacagagagaaagatcttccttttgccattggttcaccctccaatggccgctgcggctggcacttACATTATtttctaggagcctggaactccattcgggtctgcCATGAAGATGGCagaggccaccctctgctgctttcccaggcacattagcagggagctggaccggaagcagagcagctgagactaacCAGCACTCCTGTGTGAGATGAGGCTGTtccaagcatcttaactgctgtgccaaacaactGCCGCCTCTCAGtgccttttattttctctttgcctAATTGTCCTGGGTAGACCCTCCAGTACCACATAGAGCAGGTGAGACAGGGATaaacttttttgtctttttcctgaCCTTAAAGGGAAATCACTAAATCTTTCACCATTAGTAAGATGTTAGCTGTGGTTTGTTCTTAGTTgctcttatttataaaattgagGAGTT is a window encoding:
- the LOC133768673 gene encoding nascent polypeptide-associated complex subunit alpha, muscle-specific form-like translates to MRVTAALGQPGPALPPPGSLAPQQCPLATANQPSPFPPPSAIASTPFEVPFPQSSSGTALPLGTAPDTPVFLPNLIGPPISPAALALASPMIAPTLKGAHSPSAPLALVALAPHSVPKSSTFPPLSSPPAVAVAESGAVTSKSGPTAPESKTSPIQIPPQGVPNPKGIASALPSNLVTPLASVPSRVASCPQTPPATPLAITSQVTSSALTSPQNPVNLPLKEPVSPPAALPFSTQSVPVVTSSQKTVAPSSPSVFPTVLGSHLGPLHPSSSVGSPVQPLGQREPNDPCTLHTTSLEPSSGDSYLSHRSAVPPLPSRNELVTTLPAGAAASPLAPSVNKGPIIYNPSDAPDVTTSSLSPTSSFVLKGSPNATQQQPFGTQILPSSGTGIGEAPISSVGTSPFVMTTNPSTISAAPATFEVATSVSSPISSGPVSGKEPTSPSAMVAAPVAPQVLAPTQAIAGLAEPVSSQPVPEDFKNLPTSELVKFPTQKDLQTISSCPVGAPVSPAQAGLSTENDPTLPPLALAASKNSPCLQNTASSLDMRLSPEAALAKKSPVGPLPVDKSAIATVAPLGVNSPASVIQTDAHISTDPASLLLKGSSVAHKTPTSASAVTTSSLFPEGAVSSAPTTKGTSTLPTSPVAPEASGSCPVPPGVLSSQTISASADVLTLAPEIPKSVPSPSLPPAGTSPGTENVYGISQTSALAPVVSSRESAGASVTASSKGSLTCAAGSPSPSGPLASPQTKSPPAKKGSALPDAPAGKRSSAVPSGEASSPPEAGLSVQGPKSSPAKKQSSVSPSSQEAPSPPATPSLKGAAAKTCPSPKKAPSSKEAPVPPAVTPSPKEPPKTLALKEVPATPSTKEDSPPPAVTIPSSKKAPSPKKVSTSPAVTPSSPKGTSTPPVATLPSPKKASAPKGGPAAPPPKEVPLPPAVTPPSPKGNPISPSPKETPMSPAVTPPSPKESPVPLVASLPSPKKASAPKGAPAAPPPKEVPIQSAVAPPSPKESPTPPVATLPSPKKASAPKGGPATPPLKETPVPPAVTPPSPKESSVPPVATLPSPKKASAPKGGPATPPPKEAPVPPAVTPPSPKESPVPPVASLPSPKKASAPKGGPATPPPKEAPVPPAVTPPSPKEAPVPPVVSLPSPKKASAPKEAPLSPAVAPPSPKESPVPPVATLPSSKKASAPKGGPAAPSPKGTPTSPAVAPPSPKEGPAIPAPKKAPAPKGGPAALSPKGTPTSPAVAPPSPKEASPPQTAITPTSRKAPAFKGSPATQPPKEVPTTSAPEEVPTPPAATPSSPKKAPALKEAPVSPAVTPPSPKGASTSPDATLPSPKKAPATKPNPPTSPKGVPTPPATTVPSLKKAPSSKKASTTPVETPPASKGALTPATSPPKKVPTPKADPATPSPKESSTCPVMTPLPPKEASTPPVAAPPSPKKIVATPAHKSSPATPPPKEAPVSPAATPPSPQKARATSAPKGGPATPSSKGAPAAPFHKEIPTPLPVTPVSLKGSSSSPVSVKSTPEAIAPQASAGLPPLKEVLVAPAPESAPVTTAPTQKGPPPKKSSATSAPVCLDPSAKTDTKGPVSALATAPLQTVPIHKDSAKAAKVVPVSPVKGKDSFHSPKGPLAPPPESETSPPPAAAASEKGLPKAGSASVSPASTPPVSLPLAPSPVPPLLPKQQFLPSSPGLVLESPPKPAAPADEDELPPLIPPEPISGGVPFQSVLVNMPTPKPAGIPAPTPSAKQPVLKNNKGICLGLPCAWCVAHTPLGGYPPVLTLGCAAFSSVSACV
- the NACA gene encoding nascent polypeptide-associated complex subunit alpha; the encoded protein is MPGEATETVPATEQELPQPQAETGSGTESDSDESVPELEEQDSTQATTQQAQLAAAAEIDEEPVSKAKQSRSEKKARKAMSKLGLRQVTGVTRVTIRKSKNILFVITKPDVYKSPASDTYIVFGEAKIEDLSQQAQLAAAEKFKVQGEAVSNIQENTQTPTVQEESEEEEVDETGVEVKDIELVMSQANVSRAKAVRALKNNSNDIVNAIMELTM